A DNA window from Peromyscus leucopus breed LL Stock chromosome 3, UCI_PerLeu_2.1, whole genome shotgun sequence contains the following coding sequences:
- the Snrpg gene encoding small nuclear ribonucleoprotein G isoform X1: MSKAHPPELKKFMDKKLSLKLNGGRHVQGILRGFDPFMNLVIDECVEMATSGQQNNIGMVVIRGNSIIMLEALERV, from the exons ATGAGCAAGGCCCACCCTCCCGAGCTGAAGAA GTTTATGGACAAGAAGTTATCGT TGAAGTTAAATGGTGGCCGACATGTACAAGGAATACTACGGGGCTTTGATCCCTTTATGAATCTTGTGATTGATGAGTGTGTGGAGATGGCAACTAGTGGGCAACAGAATAACATCGGCATGGTG GTCATACGAGGAAACAGCATCATCATGTTAGAAGCCTTGGAAAGAGTCTAA
- the Snrpg gene encoding small nuclear ribonucleoprotein G isoform X2: MDKKLSLKLNGGRHVQGILRGFDPFMNLVIDECVEMATSGQQNNIGMVVIRGNSIIMLEALERV, encoded by the exons ATGGACAAGAAGTTATCGT TGAAGTTAAATGGTGGCCGACATGTACAAGGAATACTACGGGGCTTTGATCCCTTTATGAATCTTGTGATTGATGAGTGTGTGGAGATGGCAACTAGTGGGCAACAGAATAACATCGGCATGGTG GTCATACGAGGAAACAGCATCATCATGTTAGAAGCCTTGGAAAGAGTCTAA
- the Fam136a gene encoding protein FAM136A isoform X2, whose amino-acid sequence MFRCSANCCEDNQASMQQVHQCIERCHAPLAQAQALVTSELERFQDRLARCTMHCNDKAKDSMDAGNKELQVKRQLDSCVAKCVDDHMHLIPTMTKKMKESLSSIGK is encoded by the exons ATGTTCCGGTGTAGCGCCAACTGCTGTGAGGACAACCAGGCATCTATGCAGCAGGTGCACCAATGCATCGAACGCTGCCATGCACCTTTGGCTCAAGCTCAGGCCTTGGTGACCAGTGAGCTGGAAAGATTCCAG GACCGCCTGGCCCGGTGCACCATGCACTGCAATGACAAAGCCAAAGACTCGATGGACGCAGGAAACAAGGAGCTGCAGGTGAAGCGGCAGCTGGACAGCTGTGTGGCCAAGTGTGTGGACGACCACATGCACCTCATCCCAACGATGACCAAAAAGATGAAGGAGTCTCTGTCATCCATCGGGAAATAA